The Mytilus galloprovincialis chromosome 7, xbMytGall1.hap1.1, whole genome shotgun sequence genome has a window encoding:
- the LOC143083592 gene encoding DDB1- and CUL4-associated factor 7, with the protein MCALPGAPPAPPPGKRKEIYKYDAPWTVYSMNWSIRPDKRFRLALGSFVEEYNNKVQIVSLDEETSEFTAKSTFDHPYPTTKIMWIPDAKGVFPDLLATSGDYLRVWRVSDNDTRLECLLNNNKNSDFCAPLTSFDWNEVDPNLLGTSSIDTTCTIWGLETGQVLGRVNLVSGHVKTQLIAHDKEVYDIAFSRAGGGRDMFASVGADGSVRMFDLRHLEHSTIIYEDPQHHPLLRLGWNKQDPNYLATMAMDALEVVILDVRVPCTPVARLNNHRACVNSIAWAPHSSCHICTAADDHQALIWDIQSMPRAIEDPILAYTAAGEINQIQWSSTQPDWIAICYNNSLEILRV; encoded by the exons ATGTGTGCCTTGCCAGGAGCTCCTCCTGCTCCACCCCCGGGAAAGAGGAAAGAGATTTATAAGTATGATGCACCATGGACAGTATATAGTATGAACTGGAGCATAAGACCTGATAAAAGATTTCGCTTAGCTCTTGGTAGTTTTGTGGAGGAATATAACAACAAA GTGCAAATTGTGTCCCTTGATGAAGAAACATCTGAATTCACAGCCAAGAGTACTTTTGACCATCCATACCCTACAACCAAAATCATGTGGATTCCTGATGCA aaaggGGTTTTCCCAGATCTGTTAGCTACCAGTGGTGATTACCTTAGGGTATGGAGAGTGAGTGATAATGATACAAGATTAGAATGTCTCTTAAACAAT aatAAGAACTCAGACTTTTGTGCACCATTGACATCATTTGACTGGAATGAAGTTGATCCAAATCTCCTTGGAACATCAAGTATAGACACAACATGTACAATTTGGGGACTAGAG acTGGTCAGGTCCTGGGACGAGTCAATTTGGTATCTGGTCATGTAAAGACACAACTGATAGCCCATGATAAAGAGGTGTATGATATTGCTTTCAGTCGGGCAGGAGGTGGAAGAGACATGTTTGCCAGTGTTG GTGCAGATGGTTCAGTAAGAATGTTTGACCTTCGACATCTAGAACATTCTACAATTATCTATGAAGACCCACAGCATCATCCATTACTTAGACTTGGATGGAACAAACAAGATCCTAACTACCTAGCAACCATGGCAATGGACGCTTTAGAG GTGGTGATTTTGGATGTAAGAGTACCTTGTACACCAGTAGCTAGATTAAACAACCATAGAGCATGTGTCAACAGTATTGCCTGGGCTCCACACTCGAGTTGTCATATCTGTACAGCAG CTGATGACCATCAAGCATTAATATGGGATATACAGTCCATGCCGAGGGCAATTGAGGATCCTATCTTGGCATACACAGCAGCAGGGGAGATAAATCAGATACAGTGGTCATCAACACAGCCCGATTGGATCGCCATATGTTATAACAATAGTCTTGAGATTCTCAGAGTGTAA